One genomic region from Spirulina subsalsa PCC 9445 encodes:
- a CDS encoding succinate--CoA ligase subunit alpha — protein MLNWTGKSKVVIQGIVEPLGVYCAGQMTAYGTPIVAGISAGYGGESIEEIPVFDLVESAIAQVGMPQLSIIAVPPYWVLDAALEAMSAGIRQLIILPHGVPPLDMIRLLAKAKATNTIVLGAGSAGVIIPGKLLLGSCDPQCYTPGNIGVISRCDYVTDAIIWELTQAGLGQSIVIHLGGGDIIGSTFEGWLPTLEQDKNTEIILCLEQTLCGTESMVSILSSPRKKPLVAHIAGQNVPIPFKSKESPTLIASRLSPLTPHASTALAKKNAYQQAKIPVAQSPTQLVEYLHNL, from the coding sequence ATGTTGAACTGGACTGGCAAAAGTAAAGTTGTGATTCAGGGGATTGTCGAACCATTAGGGGTGTATTGTGCCGGACAAATGACTGCCTACGGTACCCCCATCGTGGCCGGGATTAGTGCAGGCTATGGGGGAGAAAGCATTGAGGAGATTCCCGTGTTTGATTTGGTCGAAAGTGCGATCGCTCAAGTCGGAATGCCCCAACTCAGCATCATCGCCGTCCCCCCCTACTGGGTGCTTGATGCCGCCCTAGAAGCCATGTCCGCCGGGATTCGTCAATTAATCATCCTGCCCCACGGAGTCCCCCCCCTCGACATGATCCGCTTATTAGCCAAAGCCAAGGCAACAAATACCATTGTCCTAGGCGCAGGCAGTGCCGGAGTCATCATCCCCGGTAAACTGCTTTTAGGCAGTTGTGATCCTCAGTGTTACACCCCCGGAAACATTGGGGTCATTAGTCGCTGTGATTATGTCACCGACGCCATAATCTGGGAACTCACCCAAGCCGGACTCGGCCAGTCCATTGTCATTCACCTAGGGGGTGGGGATATTATCGGCTCAACATTCGAAGGCTGGCTTCCCACCTTAGAACAAGACAAAAACACCGAAATCATCCTCTGTTTAGAACAAACCCTTTGCGGCACCGAATCCATGGTCAGCATCCTCTCCTCCCCTCGGAAAAAGCCCCTAGTCGCTCATATTGCCGGGCAAAACGTCCCCATCCCCTTCAAATCCAAAGAATCCCCGACCTTGATTGCCTCTCGTCTCTCCCCATTAACCCCCCACGCCAGCACCGCCTTAGCGAAAAAAAACGCTTACCAGC
- a CDS encoding ATP-grasp domain-containing protein, which translates to MDLLEYQAKELFREVGIPVLPSQTIADSRAIKQLQIPYPVVLKSQVRAGGRGKAGGVRFVENTIDAIAAAQMILNLPIAGEYPQLLLAEARYDAEQELYLAVILDYQRKRPVLLGSAQGGVNIDVLLEQMQQVVIEDEFSPFYARRLVHLMGVQGHLIPVITDIVCKMYELFVRRDLNGIEINPLGIRDSGEVMALDGKVTMNDHALARHWDLMAVVGAATPWGTTGEEVEKNGGENGDSEEGSEGLDFEAADPLDWYNGEGNIGILCNGRGLAALTWDLLTQAGGKPRTGCLVGGEHQGKILKTLPLEQQLNQGLERLSRMEEIEVIFLHLVCGLGGVERVAEAIANVLQAPVNPPQRLIISEDRLERPTANTLRILRQNQLEQTSRPTPPSCSRRSVPLVIRLLGEPPAAVQEALSSLSVHWTQSLEDAIEQTVVLAAVGT; encoded by the coding sequence ATGGATTTACTCGAATACCAAGCGAAAGAATTATTCCGGGAGGTCGGCATTCCGGTTTTACCCTCCCAAACGATTGCCGATTCTCGGGCGATTAAACAGTTACAGATTCCCTATCCGGTGGTGCTGAAGTCCCAAGTCCGGGCAGGGGGACGGGGGAAGGCCGGGGGGGTTCGCTTTGTGGAGAATACCATTGATGCGATCGCCGCCGCCCAGATGATCTTGAATTTACCGATTGCCGGAGAATACCCCCAACTCCTGTTAGCGGAAGCCCGCTATGATGCGGAACAGGAGCTTTATTTAGCGGTTATTCTGGACTATCAACGCAAACGTCCAGTTCTGTTAGGTTCCGCCCAAGGGGGCGTAAATATTGATGTGCTGTTGGAACAAATGCAGCAGGTAGTCATTGAGGATGAGTTTTCCCCCTTCTATGCTCGCCGTTTAGTCCATCTAATGGGCGTACAGGGTCATCTCATCCCGGTGATTACTGATATTGTCTGCAAAATGTATGAGTTATTTGTCCGTCGTGATTTAAATGGCATTGAAATCAATCCCTTGGGGATTCGGGACTCTGGGGAAGTGATGGCCCTCGATGGCAAGGTGACGATGAATGATCACGCCTTAGCCCGTCATTGGGACTTAATGGCCGTTGTCGGGGCTGCCACCCCCTGGGGGACGACGGGGGAAGAGGTAGAGAAAAATGGGGGAGAAAATGGGGACAGTGAGGAGGGGTCAGAAGGGTTAGACTTTGAAGCGGCGGATCCCTTAGATTGGTACAATGGGGAGGGAAATATCGGAATTTTATGTAATGGTCGGGGACTGGCGGCCTTGACTTGGGATTTGTTGACCCAAGCGGGGGGAAAACCGCGTACAGGCTGTTTAGTGGGGGGAGAACATCAAGGTAAAATCTTGAAAACCTTGCCCCTAGAACAACAACTGAATCAGGGACTAGAACGATTAAGTCGCATGGAGGAAATTGAGGTGATTTTCCTCCATTTAGTCTGTGGTTTGGGTGGAGTAGAACGGGTGGCTGAGGCGATCGCCAATGTCCTCCAAGCCCCCGTCAATCCCCCCCAGCGCCTGATCATCAGCGAAGACCGTTTAGAGCGTCCCACCGCCAACACCTTACGCATTTTACGCCAAAACCAGCTAGAACAAACCAGCCGACCAACCCCGCCCAGTTGTTCTCGCCGTTCTGTTCCCTTGGTCATCCGTCTGTTAGGGGAACCCCCAGCAGCCGTTCAAGAAGCACTGTCTAGCTTATCGGTACACTGGACTCAGAGTTTAGAGGATGCCATTGAGCAAACCGTAGTATTGGCAGCCGTGGGAACTTAA
- a CDS encoding TIGR03279 family radical SAM protein, translating into MPIQPAKISRILPNSIAEEIGFEIGDAIVSINGIQPRDLIDYQFLCADEILELTVLDQQGQYHELEIEKDYEENLGLEFETALFDGLIQCNNHCPFCFIDQQPPGKRDSLYFKDDDYRLSFLYGSYLTLTNLPPKEWQRIEQMRLSPLYVSVHATEPEVRIRLLKNPRAGDILNQFQWFQERRLQIHAQVVICPGINDGIHLERTLLDLAQFHRGEIPTILSAAVVPVGLTRFRPNQDELTPVTPEKARQVIQQVQTLQQEFQQKLGTTFAWLADEWFLIAEQELPPEDHYEDYPQIGNGVGSIRQFIRDFHQTVDEFLADAHLEKVHPPRRLTWVVGNAVKTAFKPLVERLNELEGLAVQLAPLKSNYWGIDIAVTGLLTGQDLVQDLAHQDLGDGILLPSVMLKHDDTLFLDDLSVETVSGQLNVPIFVVAGIEDLLITAIQEI; encoded by the coding sequence ATGCCTATCCAACCCGCCAAAATTAGCCGCATCCTCCCCAACTCCATCGCCGAAGAAATCGGCTTTGAAATCGGCGATGCTATCGTTTCAATCAACGGAATCCAACCCCGGGATCTCATTGATTATCAATTCCTCTGTGCCGATGAAATTTTAGAACTGACCGTATTAGATCAACAGGGACAATATCACGAACTCGAAATAGAAAAAGACTACGAAGAAAACCTAGGCCTAGAATTTGAAACCGCCCTTTTTGATGGGCTTATTCAATGTAATAATCATTGTCCCTTCTGCTTCATTGACCAACAACCACCCGGCAAACGAGATAGTTTGTATTTCAAAGACGACGACTATCGCTTAAGTTTCCTCTACGGTAGTTATTTAACCTTAACCAATCTCCCCCCCAAAGAATGGCAACGCATCGAACAAATGCGCCTCTCCCCCCTCTACGTTTCCGTTCATGCCACCGAACCCGAGGTTAGAATTCGCCTGTTAAAAAATCCGCGTGCTGGGGATATATTAAATCAATTCCAATGGTTTCAAGAACGACGCTTACAAATTCATGCTCAAGTGGTTATTTGTCCCGGCATTAATGACGGAATCCACCTAGAAAGAACCCTCTTAGATTTAGCACAATTCCACCGAGGCGAAATTCCCACCATTCTCTCGGCTGCTGTCGTACCTGTTGGACTCACCCGTTTTCGTCCGAATCAAGACGAATTAACCCCTGTCACCCCGGAAAAAGCCAGACAGGTTATTCAACAAGTACAAACCTTACAACAAGAATTTCAGCAAAAACTAGGCACGACTTTTGCCTGGTTAGCCGATGAATGGTTTCTGATTGCCGAACAAGAACTCCCCCCAGAAGACCATTATGAGGATTACCCCCAAATCGGTAACGGGGTAGGGTCAATTCGGCAATTTATAAGAGACTTTCACCAGACTGTAGATGAATTTCTAGCGGATGCTCATTTAGAGAAAGTTCATCCTCCCCGTCGTCTAACGTGGGTGGTCGGAAATGCCGTTAAAACCGCCTTTAAACCCCTTGTTGAGCGGTTAAATGAACTAGAAGGTCTAGCGGTGCAACTTGCCCCCTTAAAAAGCAATTATTGGGGCATTGATATTGCCGTGACAGGCCTCTTAACGGGACAGGATTTAGTGCAAGATTTAGCCCATCAAGACTTAGGGGATGGGATCTTATTACCTTCGGTGATGTTGAAACATGACGACACTTTGTTTCTGGATGATCTCAGTGTTGAAACCGTCTCTGGGCAACTGAATGTTCCTATTTTTGTCGTCGCTGGTATTGAAGATTTACTGATCACGGCAATCCAAGAAATCTAA
- a CDS encoding undecaprenyl-diphosphate phosphatase, with amino-acid sequence MPQINWFQALVLGMVQGLTEFIPISSTAHLKAIPVFLGWGDPGVTFTAVVQLGSIGAVLWYFRQDLIELTWGAITQLRILAAKKELPPPTPTPPTPEGPHPPSPALSLKIAIGIAVGTLPIVIVGLGFKLFIPDLDNSPLRSMNTIAIASIVMASLLGLAEKLGQRRRDFDHLTTQDGILMGIAQALAIIPGVSRSGSTITAALFIGLERATAARFSFLLGIPAITLAGLVELKTEVLDANVGTQQWIPLGLGVLSSAVFSYLAIAWLMNYLQKQNTWLFVWYRLAFGIVILIASAFGLFANV; translated from the coding sequence ATGCCCCAGATTAATTGGTTTCAAGCGTTAGTCCTGGGCATGGTGCAAGGATTAACGGAATTTATCCCTATTAGTAGCACCGCACACCTGAAAGCCATTCCGGTGTTTTTGGGCTGGGGAGATCCCGGTGTCACCTTTACGGCCGTGGTGCAATTGGGCAGTATTGGGGCGGTGTTGTGGTATTTTCGACAGGATTTAATTGAGCTAACTTGGGGGGCGATTACTCAATTACGGATTCTCGCCGCTAAGAAGGAGTTACCCCCCCCCACTCCAACCCCTCCGACCCCAGAAGGCCCCCATCCCCCCTCCCCGGCCTTATCCTTGAAAATTGCCATTGGGATTGCGGTGGGGACATTACCGATTGTGATTGTGGGGTTAGGGTTTAAGCTGTTTATCCCGGATTTGGATAACTCTCCCCTGCGGAGTATGAACACTATTGCGATCGCCTCCATTGTCATGGCTTCTCTGTTAGGATTAGCCGAAAAGCTCGGCCAACGTCGTCGGGACTTTGACCACCTCACCACCCAAGACGGGATTTTGATGGGGATTGCCCAAGCGTTAGCCATTATCCCCGGCGTTTCTCGTTCCGGCTCCACCATCACCGCCGCCCTCTTTATTGGCTTAGAACGGGCTACAGCCGCCCGTTTTTCCTTCCTCTTGGGCATTCCAGCCATTACCCTGGCCGGATTAGTGGAACTCAAAACAGAAGTCTTAGATGCCAACGTCGGCACTCAACAGTGGATTCCCCTAGGCCTTGGGGTTCTTTCTTCGGCGGTTTTCTCCTATTTAGCGATCGCCTGGTTAATGAACTATCTCCAAAAACAAAATACTTGGCTCTTTGTCTGGTACCGTCTCGCCTTCGGGATTGTTATTCTCATTGCTTCCGCCTTTGGTCTTTTTGCCAATGTGTAG
- a CDS encoding metal-sensing transcriptional repressor: protein MNIPLDENQAIPPSSLSEQGGPEQKGHSHAHPHVHNPESQRQIINRLSRIEGHIRGIKTMVSEDRHCPEVLIQIAAVRGALDRVARLILDEHLTACVARAAHDGNIEAELSELKAALDRFLP from the coding sequence ATGAATATCCCCCTTGACGAGAATCAAGCTATCCCCCCATCCTCACTCTCAGAGCAAGGTGGCCCAGAACAAAAGGGACATTCTCACGCCCATCCCCATGTTCACAATCCCGAATCTCAACGGCAGATTATTAATCGTCTTTCCCGGATTGAGGGTCATATTCGGGGAATCAAAACAATGGTCAGTGAAGATCGTCATTGTCCCGAGGTGTTAATTCAGATTGCGGCGGTGCGGGGTGCATTAGACCGGGTGGCTCGTTTGATTTTGGATGAGCATTTAACCGCTTGTGTTGCCCGCGCTGCCCATGATGGGAACATTGAGGCCGAATTAAGCGAGTTAAAGGCGGCGTTGGATCGCTTTTTACCTTAA
- a CDS encoding DNA-directed RNA polymerase subunit beta' — MLFPDSRLPIPDSLGRKHCAPTPIPDSQFPVPCSLFPVPLLLITDCPLREKTMSKEPVFFNRIVDKGQLKKLIAWAFTNYGSARCSQVADQLKELGFRYATRAGVSISVDDLQVPPVKKQMLQEAEEEVRITENRYRTGQITEVERFQKVIDTWNKTSETLKDEVVRNFKDTNPLNSVYMMAFSGARGNLSQVRQLVGMRGLMADPQGEIIGLPIKTNFREGLTVTEYIISSYGARKGLVDTALRTADSGYLTRRLVDVSQDVIVREVDCGTERGVMVEAMKDGDRILIPLANRLFGRVLAEDVIDPKTGEVVAERNQPIDEDVAERVQNAVERVKVRSSLTCEAARSVCQHCYGWSLAHGKMVNMGEAIGIIAAQSIGEPGTQLTMRTFHTGGVFTGEVARNVQAEHPGTVGFDSKLRTRPVRTRHGDEREQVEVAGELLLELENGDVIPYSVTAGSLLFVKVGQKVEKDELLAEVALPKRQRSTEKATKDVTSDLAGEVLFDRLVEEEKTDRQGNTTHIVQRGGLIWVLSGEVYNLLPGAEPVVENGAMLERGDVLAQTKLATAHGGVVRLTPGSREIEIITASVQLDQARVQRTATGGREQYIIQTALGQRFLLKATPGTKLLNHQVVAELIDDRYRTHTGGIVKYAGVEVGRLRGRAKQGYEVTQGGTLIWIPEECHEVNKDISLLLVEEGQYVEAGTEVVKDIFCQSSGVVEVVQKNDILREMVIKPGDLHLLDEPPLMEADGQLLPPGTEVLPGVVLEEMRFGQYLDTPEGVALLLRPVVEYQVADQPDVPSQDSINDKSGQKISLRAVQRLHYKDGERVRSVEGVELLSTQLVLEIEAEDGDEREIGGLTADIELIPLVNDEPETDAIVTDQLSMASEAEVYGGDLVVHEYLLQIVILESLVIRRDVDADSLSGGTRTEILVEDGQEIPKGAVVARTAIQCKEAGEVRGILKSAEALRRILLVRASDRFEINLESKPKVKVGDLVVAGQELAPGIRSSDSGQVVSIQGSTVTLRYARPYRVSAGAILQIGNGDLVQRGDNLVLLVFERSKTGDIIQGLPRIEELLEARRPKEACLLARRPGTAQVVYGEDESVDIKIIEEDGVITDYPLSPGQNVIVSDGQQVEVAEPLTDGPSNPHEILETYFEYYKDLKGVYEAALIGLQKAQMFLVESVQGVYQSQGIEISDKHIEVIVRQMTCKVRIDDGGDTTMLPGELVELRQVEQVNEAMGITGAAPARYTPVLLGITKASLNTDSFISAASFQETTRVLTEAAIEGKSDWLRGLKENVIIGRLIPAGTGFHLHEDLPLSSLDFEGSGALPTGLWDLTPDRDLSETMVYPERGLAGGRPLDEDVVLDDQTARAYSVEDADPDSDFDVPDEFNEFYEEE; from the coding sequence TTGCTTTTTCCCGACTCCCGACTCCCGATTCCCGACTCCCTAGGGCGCAAGCATTGCGCCCCTACACCGATTCCCGACTCCCAATTCCCTGTTCCCTGTTCCCTGTTCCCCGTTCCCTTGTTATTGATTACCGATTGTCCCCTACGCGAGAAAACCATGTCTAAAGAACCCGTTTTTTTTAACCGAATCGTTGATAAAGGCCAATTGAAAAAGCTCATTGCCTGGGCGTTTACGAATTATGGCAGTGCGCGCTGTTCTCAAGTGGCTGACCAACTTAAAGAATTAGGGTTTCGCTATGCTACCCGTGCCGGGGTGTCCATTAGTGTGGATGATTTGCAGGTGCCTCCGGTGAAGAAGCAAATGCTGCAAGAGGCAGAAGAAGAGGTGCGCATCACGGAAAACCGTTATCGGACTGGGCAAATTACCGAGGTGGAACGATTCCAGAAGGTGATTGATACTTGGAATAAAACCTCAGAAACTCTTAAAGATGAGGTGGTGCGCAACTTTAAAGATACGAACCCCCTCAATAGTGTGTATATGATGGCTTTTTCTGGGGCGCGGGGGAATTTATCTCAGGTGCGTCAGTTGGTGGGGATGCGGGGCTTGATGGCGGACCCTCAAGGGGAAATTATCGGGTTGCCGATTAAAACCAATTTCCGGGAAGGCTTGACGGTGACGGAGTATATTATTTCGTCTTACGGGGCGCGGAAAGGGTTGGTGGATACGGCTTTACGGACGGCGGACTCTGGGTATTTAACCCGGCGGTTGGTGGATGTGAGCCAAGATGTGATCGTGCGGGAGGTGGACTGCGGCACGGAACGGGGGGTGATGGTGGAGGCGATGAAAGATGGCGATCGCATTTTAATCCCCCTCGCTAACCGTTTATTCGGTCGTGTCTTAGCCGAAGATGTAATTGACCCCAAAACCGGAGAAGTCGTCGCCGAGCGTAATCAGCCCATTGATGAAGATGTAGCCGAACGGGTGCAAAATGCTGTAGAGCGGGTTAAAGTGCGTTCAAGTTTAACCTGTGAAGCCGCCCGTAGTGTCTGCCAACATTGTTATGGTTGGAGTTTAGCCCACGGTAAAATGGTTAATATGGGCGAAGCCATTGGGATTATTGCCGCCCAGTCCATTGGAGAACCTGGGACACAGTTAACCATGCGGACATTCCACACGGGAGGGGTCTTTACCGGGGAAGTGGCGCGCAATGTGCAAGCAGAACACCCCGGTACTGTAGGCTTTGACTCCAAACTCCGCACCCGCCCGGTACGGACTCGCCACGGGGACGAACGGGAACAGGTGGAAGTGGCCGGGGAACTCTTACTAGAGTTAGAAAATGGGGACGTGATTCCCTATTCTGTCACGGCGGGTTCTCTGCTGTTTGTCAAAGTCGGGCAAAAGGTGGAGAAAGATGAACTCTTAGCGGAAGTTGCCCTACCTAAACGCCAACGCTCCACAGAAAAGGCGACCAAAGACGTGACCAGTGACTTGGCTGGGGAGGTTTTATTTGACCGCTTAGTAGAAGAAGAAAAAACCGACCGTCAAGGCAACACGACCCACATTGTCCAACGGGGGGGCTTAATTTGGGTGCTTTCGGGGGAAGTGTATAACCTCCTACCGGGGGCTGAACCCGTAGTGGAAAACGGTGCCATGCTAGAACGGGGGGATGTTCTCGCTCAGACCAAACTGGCCACCGCCCACGGGGGGGTTGTCCGTCTGACTCCCGGCAGTCGGGAAATTGAGATTATCACCGCCTCGGTGCAGTTAGACCAAGCTCGGGTACAGCGAACGGCTACCGGAGGACGGGAACAATATATTATTCAAACCGCCCTCGGTCAACGGTTTTTGCTCAAGGCTACGCCGGGCACCAAGTTATTAAACCATCAAGTGGTGGCGGAACTGATTGACGACCGCTATCGCACCCACACCGGGGGCATTGTCAAATATGCTGGGGTGGAAGTGGGTCGCCTGCGGGGACGGGCGAAACAGGGCTATGAAGTGACCCAAGGGGGAACCTTAATCTGGATTCCCGAAGAATGCCATGAGGTCAATAAGGACATCTCTCTGTTACTGGTGGAAGAAGGCCAGTATGTGGAAGCCGGAACCGAAGTGGTGAAGGATATTTTCTGCCAATCCAGTGGGGTGGTGGAAGTGGTGCAGAAAAATGACATTCTGCGGGAAATGGTGATTAAACCGGGGGATTTACATCTCTTGGATGAACCGCCTTTGATGGAAGCGGATGGCCAACTGCTGCCCCCCGGAACGGAAGTTCTGCCCGGTGTGGTGTTGGAAGAAATGCGCTTTGGGCAGTATTTGGACACCCCCGAAGGGGTGGCGCTCTTATTGCGCCCGGTGGTGGAATACCAAGTGGCTGACCAGCCCGATGTACCCTCCCAAGACTCCATTAATGACAAGTCCGGTCAGAAAATTTCTCTGCGCGCTGTGCAACGTCTGCACTATAAAGATGGGGAACGGGTGCGCTCTGTGGAAGGGGTGGAATTGTTAAGCACCCAACTGGTGTTAGAAATTGAGGCCGAAGATGGAGATGAACGAGAAATCGGCGGTTTGACGGCGGATATTGAGTTGATTCCTCTGGTCAATGACGAGCCGGAAACCGATGCCATTGTGACGGATCAGTTATCGATGGCCAGTGAGGCGGAAGTCTATGGTGGTGATTTAGTAGTACATGAGTATTTATTGCAAATTGTCATTCTGGAGTCCTTGGTGATTCGCCGGGATGTAGATGCTGATTCCCTCAGTGGTGGCACGAGAACGGAAATTTTGGTCGAAGATGGCCAAGAAATCCCCAAAGGGGCTGTAGTGGCGCGCACGGCTATTCAGTGTAAGGAAGCCGGGGAAGTGCGGGGGATTCTGAAGAGTGCTGAAGCCCTGCGGCGGATTCTGTTGGTGCGGGCAAGCGATCGCTTTGAAATCAACCTAGAGAGTAAACCCAAGGTTAAAGTCGGAGATTTGGTGGTGGCCGGTCAAGAACTCGCCCCCGGAATCCGGAGTTCTGATTCTGGGCAAGTTGTGTCCATTCAAGGGTCAACCGTCACCCTACGCTATGCCCGGCCTTATCGCGTCTCTGCTGGGGCTATTCTACAAATTGGTAACGGGGATTTAGTCCAACGGGGCGATAATTTGGTGTTATTGGTCTTTGAACGGTCGAAAACTGGGGACATCATCCAAGGGTTGCCCCGGATTGAAGAACTGCTAGAAGCCCGTCGCCCGAAAGAAGCCTGTTTACTCGCCCGTCGTCCGGGAACCGCTCAGGTGGTTTATGGGGAGGATGAATCGGTAGACATCAAGATTATTGAGGAGGATGGGGTGATTACGGATTATCCCCTCAGTCCCGGTCAAAACGTCATTGTTTCCGATGGTCAACAGGTGGAAGTGGCGGAACCCTTAACCGATGGTCCATCAAATCCCCACGAAATTCTCGAAACTTACTTTGAGTATTACAAAGACCTCAAAGGGGTTTATGAGGCCGCCTTGATTGGTTTACAAAAAGCCCAGATGTTCCTTGTGGAAAGTGTGCAAGGGGTTTATCAGTCCCAAGGGATTGAGATTTCCGACAAACACATTGAGGTGATTGTGCGGCAGATGACCTGTAAGGTGCGTATCGACGACGGGGGAGACACGACTATGTTACCCGGTGAGTTGGTGGAGTTGCGCCAAGTGGAACAGGTGAACGAAGCTATGGGCATTACCGGGGCGGCTCCGGCGCGTTATACTCCCGTTTTGTTGGGGATTACTAAGGCCTCTTTAAATACTGATAGTTTCATCAGTGCGGCCAGTTTCCAAGAAACCACCCGGGTATTGACGGAGGCAGCTATTGAAGGGAAATCCGATTGGCTGCGCGGTCTGAAAGAGAACGTGATCATCGGGCGTTTAATTCCGGCTGGGACGGGTTTCCATCTCCATGAGGACTTGCCCCTGAGTAGCTTAGATTTCGAGGGTTCTGGGGCTTTGCCTACAGGTCTTTGGGATTTAACCCCTGATCGGGATTTAAGTGAGACGATGGTTTATCCGGAGCGGGGTTTAGCTGGCGGTCGTCCTTTAGATGAGGATGTGGTGTTGGATGACCAAACTGCTCGCGCTTATAGTGTTGAGGATGCCGATCCGGATTCGGATTTTGATGTCCCCGATGAGTTTAATGAGTTCTATGAGGAAGAGTAA